In a genomic window of Bradyrhizobium sp. LLZ17:
- a CDS encoding alpha/beta fold hydrolase, protein MAENSGKHPKGAAHVSQDALLWPFEAARLAMDACFWWLEHRPAEQDESSLPWATPNTVALELATMRLRECTRARSGHAALVCAPYALHRALIADFAPGHSVVQSLQNGGIDRVYLTDWRSAAPDMRYLSIDSYLADLNVAVDAIGPPVDLVGLCQGGWLSLLYAARFPAKVRRLVLVGAPVDLAIDSSLCRLARNAPEMVYDQLVARGGGNVSGEEMLRVWSKAPSHDDIAAALQRDLAGEEGAALLARFDRWNTETLNLPGTYYLQIVNWIFRENRIASGQFTALGRAIDLKDVKTPVFLLAGLDDEVVPAAQALATAKLLGTPPAFIAAASEPSNHLGLFMGARTHAYAWVRITEWLREDRPGVLARSA, encoded by the coding sequence GTGGCAGAGAACAGCGGCAAACACCCGAAGGGAGCGGCGCATGTGTCGCAGGATGCGCTGCTGTGGCCGTTTGAAGCGGCTCGTCTTGCCATGGATGCCTGTTTCTGGTGGCTGGAGCACCGCCCGGCGGAGCAGGACGAAAGCAGCCTGCCGTGGGCCACCCCCAACACCGTGGCGCTGGAGCTTGCGACCATGCGCCTGCGCGAATGCACCAGGGCGCGGTCAGGCCACGCAGCCCTGGTTTGTGCACCCTATGCGCTGCATCGCGCGCTGATCGCGGACTTCGCGCCCGGCCACAGCGTGGTGCAGTCGCTACAAAATGGCGGCATCGACCGGGTCTATCTCACCGACTGGCGCTCCGCCGCGCCGGACATGCGCTATCTCTCGATCGACAGCTATCTCGCCGACCTCAATGTCGCCGTCGACGCGATCGGTCCGCCCGTCGATCTCGTCGGCCTGTGCCAGGGCGGATGGTTGTCGCTGCTCTACGCGGCGCGTTTTCCGGCCAAGGTGCGGCGGCTGGTTTTGGTTGGCGCTCCGGTCGATCTCGCGATCGACTCGTCGCTGTGCCGGCTTGCCCGCAATGCGCCTGAAATGGTCTACGACCAGCTCGTCGCACGTGGCGGCGGCAATGTCAGCGGCGAGGAGATGCTGCGTGTCTGGTCGAAAGCGCCAAGCCACGACGACATCGCGGCGGCCTTGCAGAGGGATCTCGCCGGCGAGGAAGGCGCGGCACTGCTCGCGCGCTTCGACCGCTGGAACACCGAAACGCTCAATCTCCCCGGCACCTACTATCTCCAGATCGTCAACTGGATTTTCCGGGAGAACCGCATTGCGAGCGGCCAGTTCACGGCACTCGGGCGCGCGATTGATCTGAAGGACGTCAAGACGCCCGTGTTCCTGCTGGCGGGCCTCGACGACGAGGTGGTGCCGGCCGCGCAAGCGCTCGCCACCGCCAAGCTCCTCGGCACGCCGCCGGCGTTCATTGCGGCGGCCTCCGAGCCCAGCAACCATCTCGGTCTGTTCATGGGCGCACGCACGCATGCCTATGCCTGGGTCCGGATCACCGAATGGCTGCGCGAGGATCGGCCCGGCGTGCTGGCGCGCAGCGCCTGA
- the pncA gene encoding bifunctional nicotinamidase/pyrazinamidase — MKASDRDVLLVIDVQNDFCTGGALAVPSGERVVPTINRIAQNFANVVLTQDWHPRDHVSFAANHAGRQPFQTIELDYGPQVLWPSHCVQGTSGAEFHQALEITRASLVVRKGFRPGIDSYSALFENDHRTPTGLLGYLRERELKTVFVAGLALDYCVRFSAEDARKAGLEVAVIEDACRGLDLLGSIAAAHQSFRDLGVSVMSSEAFQ; from the coding sequence ATGAAGGCGTCCGACCGTGACGTGCTCCTCGTGATCGACGTGCAGAACGACTTCTGCACGGGCGGCGCGCTCGCCGTCCCCAGCGGCGAGCGAGTCGTGCCGACCATCAACCGTATCGCCCAAAATTTCGCCAATGTGGTGCTGACCCAGGACTGGCATCCGCGCGACCATGTCTCGTTTGCGGCGAACCATGCGGGGCGGCAGCCATTCCAGACCATCGAGCTCGATTATGGTCCCCAGGTGCTCTGGCCATCCCATTGCGTGCAGGGCACGTCCGGCGCCGAATTCCACCAGGCGCTCGAGATCACCCGGGCAAGCCTGGTGGTGCGCAAGGGCTTTCGCCCCGGCATCGATTCCTATTCGGCCCTGTTCGAGAACGATCACCGGACGCCGACCGGCCTGCTCGGATATTTGCGCGAGCGCGAGCTGAAGACGGTGTTCGTCGCCGGGCTCGCGCTCGATTATTGCGTTCGCTTTTCCGCGGAGGATGCCCGCAAGGCAGGGTTGGAGGTGGCCGTCATCGAGGACGCCTGCCGCGGCCTCGATCTGCTCGGCTCGATCGCCGCGGCCCATCAGAGTTTTCGGGACCTTGGCGTTTCCGTCATGAGCAGCGAGGCGTTCCAGTGA
- the glk gene encoding glucokinase: MSIGKPGTILLADIGGTNARFALSESDQIGAIDYVKVADHLTVQEAIIDVLRRTAGEKPARAVLAVAGPVTNNRCVMTNSPWIIDGNELQPALGFDSVHVLNDFEVVAWSLPALQPSDLIPLGGQDGLPGEPLLVIGPGTGFGVSCLVERHGARLAVVTEAGHATLPAENEREERVIACLRRRQGHVSIERGALSGSGLQSLYEALAEVDGVQIPQRDAAGITKAALNSSCELSRATLSMFCAILGSVAGNLAVTFGARGGVYIGGGIAPRFPDFLAASAFRARFEAKGRFQDYLRNIPTLLITKPDASFVGLKMFADHNLG, from the coding sequence ATGAGTATCGGCAAGCCAGGAACGATTCTTCTCGCCGATATCGGCGGCACCAATGCGCGCTTCGCGCTGAGCGAGAGCGACCAGATCGGAGCAATCGACTATGTAAAGGTCGCCGACCACCTGACGGTCCAGGAAGCCATCATCGATGTGCTGCGACGGACCGCCGGCGAAAAGCCGGCCAGAGCCGTGCTGGCCGTCGCCGGTCCGGTCACGAACAATCGCTGCGTCATGACCAACAGCCCGTGGATCATCGACGGCAACGAGCTCCAGCCGGCGCTCGGCTTCGACAGCGTCCATGTGCTCAATGATTTCGAGGTGGTGGCCTGGTCCCTGCCCGCCTTGCAGCCAAGCGACCTCATTCCGCTCGGCGGACAGGACGGCTTGCCGGGAGAGCCGTTGCTGGTGATCGGCCCCGGGACGGGCTTCGGGGTATCCTGCTTGGTCGAGCGCCATGGTGCGCGGCTGGCCGTCGTCACCGAGGCTGGCCACGCGACCCTGCCGGCGGAGAACGAACGCGAGGAACGCGTCATCGCCTGCCTGCGTCGGCGCCAGGGTCACGTCTCGATCGAGCGCGGCGCGCTGTCCGGCTCCGGCTTGCAAAGCCTTTACGAGGCGCTGGCGGAGGTCGATGGCGTGCAGATACCGCAGCGCGACGCCGCCGGCATCACCAAAGCGGCGCTGAACAGCAGCTGCGAGCTCAGCCGCGCGACGCTCAGTATGTTTTGCGCGATCCTCGGCTCCGTCGCGGGCAATCTTGCGGTGACCTTTGGGGCCCGAGGCGGCGTTTACATCGGCGGCGGGATCGCCCCGCGCTTTCCCGACTTCCTCGCGGCCTCCGCGTTCCGGGCGCGCTTCGAGGCGAAGGGGCGTTTCCAGGACTATCTGCGCAACATCCCGACCCTACTGATCACCAAACCCGATGCCAGCTTCGTCGGCCTGAAGATGTTCGCCGACCACAATCTGGGTTGA
- a CDS encoding response regulator, which translates to MTGGLSVFLVEDEALIRMMIADMVEELGHHVVAEADNVRDASAFAMTAQYDLAILDINLMGLYVDPVADLIERRGKPFMFATGYGPELLPSLLRRRPILRKPIALDDLKAMIESLFPEATLRVPH; encoded by the coding sequence ATGACGGGCGGACTCTCCGTTTTCCTGGTCGAAGACGAGGCGTTGATCCGAATGATGATCGCCGACATGGTGGAGGAGCTTGGCCACCACGTCGTCGCGGAAGCCGACAATGTGCGGGACGCCAGCGCCTTCGCGATGACCGCGCAGTACGACCTCGCCATTCTCGACATCAACCTGATGGGCCTCTATGTCGATCCTGTCGCCGACCTGATCGAGCGCCGTGGAAAGCCGTTCATGTTCGCCACGGGCTACGGGCCGGAACTGCTGCCGTCGTTGCTGCGGCGGAGACCGATCCTGCGCAAGCCGATCGCCCTCGACGACCTCAAGGCCATGATCGAGTCGCTGTTTCCGGAAGCCACCCTCAGGGTTCCGCACTGA
- a CDS encoding Spy/CpxP family protein refolding chaperone, with the protein MMTPAPPARLRLRRWLALGSVLTLLLGAAAVANAQGLVKGVQEGAAAGNKAAGPVGGVLGGAIGGVVGVFTGVLGVNNNNGSQPAAKDASKDPGKDTSKDAKQQGAGKDKDAKSAKDTTKAAKGAKATKEAKNEPQDKDVTVLTQNGAPQLTPDQIVANSDAYIERIKTELNLTPEQEKHWFGFSSSMHYLGHNGAERLNLRVERAKRDPPDDIIEQMRNEAQFLIDRAADQRNVADAAEPLYSSLDDKQKQVFIQEMVHLSHERGLD; encoded by the coding sequence ATGATGACCCCGGCGCCGCCTGCGCGGCTTCGCCTGCGACGATGGCTCGCACTCGGATCCGTCCTCACCTTGCTGCTCGGCGCCGCGGCAGTCGCGAACGCACAGGGTTTGGTCAAAGGCGTTCAGGAGGGGGCCGCGGCGGGCAACAAGGCGGCGGGGCCCGTTGGCGGCGTTCTGGGCGGCGCTATCGGCGGCGTGGTCGGTGTCTTCACCGGTGTGCTCGGCGTCAACAACAACAATGGCAGCCAGCCGGCTGCCAAGGACGCGAGCAAGGATCCGGGCAAGGATACGAGCAAGGACGCAAAGCAGCAGGGCGCCGGCAAGGACAAGGATGCCAAGAGCGCCAAGGACACCACCAAGGCGGCCAAAGGCGCCAAGGCGACCAAGGAAGCCAAGAATGAGCCGCAGGACAAGGATGTGACGGTCCTGACCCAGAACGGCGCGCCGCAATTGACCCCCGACCAGATCGTCGCCAACAGCGATGCCTATATCGAGCGCATCAAGACCGAGCTCAACCTCACGCCTGAACAGGAGAAGCACTGGTTCGGCTTCTCCAGTTCGATGCACTATCTGGGGCACAATGGCGCGGAACGGCTCAATCTTCGGGTCGAGCGCGCCAAGCGGGATCCGCCCGACGACATCATCGAGCAGATGCGCAACGAGGCGCAGTTCCTGATCGACCGCGCCGCCGATCAGCGTAATGTCGCCGACGCCGCCGAGCCCTTGTATTCGAGTCTGGACGACAAGCAGAAGCAGGTCTTCATTCAGGAGATGGTTCACCTGAGCCACGAGCGCGGCCTGGATTGA
- a CDS encoding ABC transporter substrate-binding protein: MSRKKLTRRQFVTATALSSAALITAPYVRGAYAAGKLSIGFWDHWVPGANDASTALVKEWADKEKVEVSIDYITSNNKKIELTAAAEAQAKSGHDILQMPSWWPHAYSENLEPLNDVMEPLIKQNGEVNGTVKYLGQLDGKWLAVPATPGSQIKGPCSRIDLMKKHAGIDVQEMYPAGSPPKDDNWTLETFLKAAEACQKAGFPFGIGLGETTDSVDTAGAIFQSFGAELVNAKGDVTVKTDAVRQALEFYKRLIAVLPTDAPSWDDASNNKWLISGRGAMIMNPPSAWAVAKRDAPQVAEQCWTHGFPSGPKGRFAPFLPYFWGVWAFGKNKEAAKSLLVHLSSPAAIEKFVAASGGYDLPAYANMTKFKTWAEEGPPKGTLFHYPDPYHRQTLSIAASPAPPKIAQQIYFQATLTKMALRFAQGEKLDTALAWAEGECEGFMRT, translated from the coding sequence ATGTCACGCAAGAAACTGACGCGACGTCAATTTGTGACTGCCACTGCATTGTCCTCCGCGGCGCTGATCACGGCGCCCTATGTCCGAGGCGCCTACGCCGCCGGCAAGCTCTCGATCGGCTTCTGGGACCATTGGGTGCCCGGCGCCAACGACGCCTCCACCGCGCTCGTCAAGGAATGGGCCGACAAGGAGAAGGTCGAGGTCTCGATCGATTACATCACCAGCAACAACAAGAAGATCGAATTGACTGCCGCTGCCGAAGCGCAGGCCAAGTCCGGTCATGACATTCTTCAGATGCCGAGCTGGTGGCCGCATGCTTATTCCGAGAATCTCGAGCCGCTTAACGACGTCATGGAGCCGCTCATCAAGCAGAACGGCGAGGTGAACGGCACCGTCAAATACCTGGGACAACTGGACGGCAAATGGCTTGCCGTGCCGGCCACGCCGGGGAGCCAGATCAAGGGACCCTGCTCCCGTATTGATCTCATGAAGAAACACGCCGGCATCGACGTTCAGGAGATGTATCCGGCCGGCAGCCCGCCGAAAGATGACAACTGGACGTTGGAGACGTTCTTGAAGGCCGCGGAAGCTTGTCAGAAGGCCGGCTTCCCCTTCGGCATCGGTCTCGGCGAGACCACCGACAGCGTCGACACGGCGGGTGCAATCTTCCAGTCGTTCGGCGCCGAGCTCGTCAATGCCAAGGGCGACGTCACCGTCAAGACCGACGCGGTGCGGCAGGCACTCGAGTTCTACAAGAGGCTGATCGCCGTGTTGCCGACCGATGCGCCTTCCTGGGATGACGCCTCCAACAACAAATGGCTGATCTCGGGCCGCGGCGCGATGATCATGAACCCACCAAGCGCCTGGGCGGTCGCCAAGCGCGATGCGCCGCAGGTCGCCGAGCAATGCTGGACGCACGGCTTCCCGTCCGGTCCGAAGGGACGTTTTGCACCCTTCCTGCCTTACTTCTGGGGCGTATGGGCCTTTGGGAAGAACAAGGAAGCGGCCAAGAGCTTGCTCGTTCACCTGTCCTCGCCAGCTGCGATCGAGAAGTTCGTCGCGGCGAGCGGCGGGTACGATCTCCCGGCCTACGCGAATATGACGAAGTTCAAGACCTGGGCCGAGGAAGGGCCGCCGAAGGGCACGCTCTTCCACTATCCGGATCCCTACCATCGTCAAACCCTGTCGATCGCCGCGTCACCGGCGCCGCCGAAGATCGCCCAACAGATCTATTTCCAGGCGACGCTGACCAAGATGGCGCTGCGCTTTGCGCAAGGAGAGAAGCTGGACACGGCGCTCGCCTGGGCCGAGGGCGAGTGCGAGGGCTTCATGCGGACCTGA
- a CDS encoding carbohydrate ABC transporter permease: MADVVVEQGRLARAASPRKRASLRNAMGRKSTVAFFLTLPLILLIALLVLYPAFYSVYLATLNKAMTKFVGLSNFTFLFKRETFWMVVRQSCIFAITAVVFKALIGFIVAHFVHNIPGKKQRKWRGMLLVPWVIPPAMSTLAWLWLFDPSYSAFNYTLSFFGIGPIPWLGDTFWARFSVILVNVWYGAPFFLIMYLAALKSVPDQLYEAAAIDGANWWQKIWHITLPMMRNIIAITTLFSLIVTFANFDIVRILTSGGPLDRTHLFATWAFQVGIQSSDIPLGACVSLFMVPILAVAAVFILRDVSKRGNEA; this comes from the coding sequence ATGGCCGATGTCGTCGTTGAGCAAGGCCGTCTCGCTCGTGCTGCGAGCCCGCGCAAACGGGCGAGCCTGCGCAATGCAATGGGACGGAAATCGACCGTAGCGTTCTTTCTGACGCTGCCGCTGATCCTCCTGATCGCCCTGCTCGTGCTCTATCCAGCCTTCTATTCGGTCTATCTGGCGACACTGAACAAGGCGATGACGAAGTTCGTCGGCCTCAGCAATTTCACGTTCCTGTTCAAGCGCGAAACGTTCTGGATGGTGGTGAGGCAGTCCTGCATTTTTGCGATTACCGCCGTGGTCTTCAAGGCGCTGATCGGCTTCATCGTCGCGCATTTCGTCCACAACATTCCCGGCAAAAAGCAACGCAAATGGCGCGGCATGCTGCTGGTGCCCTGGGTGATCCCGCCGGCGATGAGCACGCTGGCCTGGCTGTGGCTGTTCGACCCTTCCTACAGCGCCTTCAACTATACGCTCTCGTTCTTCGGGATCGGTCCCATCCCCTGGCTCGGTGATACCTTCTGGGCGCGTTTCTCCGTCATTCTCGTCAACGTCTGGTACGGCGCACCGTTCTTCCTGATCATGTACCTGGCCGCGCTGAAATCCGTGCCCGACCAGCTCTACGAAGCCGCAGCGATCGACGGCGCCAATTGGTGGCAGAAGATCTGGCACATCACCTTGCCGATGATGCGCAACATCATCGCCATCACCACTCTGTTCTCGCTGATCGTCACTTTCGCCAATTTCGACATCGTGCGCATCCTGACCTCCGGCGGTCCGCTCGACCGGACCCATCTGTTCGCCACCTGGGCGTTCCAGGTCGGCATCCAGAGCAGCGACATTCCGCTCGGCGCCTGCGTCTCACTGTTCATGGTGCCGATCCTCGCCGTCGCAGCGGTCTTCATCCTGCGTGATGTCTCCAAACGCGGGAACGAAGCCTGA
- a CDS encoding carbohydrate ABC transporter permease → MSTMAIDKAGPNRKVKLRSMSRDRTWALRWSYFFLVLFAIFFLIPPVYMLITSLKSSAEISAATNPWWVFHPTLSNYVELLTSNQFLRFFWNSSIISIVVVIVTMLISIPAAFALARMKFWGSATLATGVFLTYLIPDSLLFIPLFKVLATVQEFTGIPLLNRWYVLVFIYPTLTVPFCTWIMIGYFASIPKELDEAALIDGASWLQTLTRIFIPVALPGLIAATIFAFTVSWAQFLYPLVFTTSIDQLVLPVGITTTLIKGDVFNWGQIMTGALLGAAPPLVIYAFLMDYYIAGLTAGATKG, encoded by the coding sequence ATGAGCACGATGGCAATCGACAAGGCGGGACCGAATCGCAAAGTCAAACTGCGCAGCATGAGTCGGGACCGCACCTGGGCGTTGCGTTGGTCCTACTTCTTCCTGGTGCTGTTTGCGATTTTCTTCCTGATACCACCGGTCTACATGCTGATCACCTCACTGAAGAGCAGCGCGGAGATTTCGGCGGCGACCAATCCGTGGTGGGTATTTCACCCGACGCTGTCGAACTATGTCGAGCTCCTGACATCGAACCAGTTCCTGCGCTTCTTCTGGAATTCCTCGATTATCTCGATCGTGGTCGTGATCGTGACGATGTTGATCAGCATCCCCGCGGCATTCGCGCTTGCGCGGATGAAGTTCTGGGGCTCGGCGACGCTCGCGACCGGCGTATTCCTCACCTATCTCATTCCGGACAGCCTTCTGTTCATTCCGCTGTTCAAGGTGCTCGCGACGGTCCAGGAGTTCACCGGCATCCCTCTGCTGAACCGGTGGTACGTGCTGGTGTTCATCTATCCGACGCTGACCGTGCCGTTCTGCACCTGGATCATGATCGGCTATTTCGCCTCGATCCCGAAGGAGCTTGACGAGGCTGCTCTCATCGACGGCGCCTCATGGCTCCAGACCCTGACACGGATATTCATCCCGGTCGCGCTGCCGGGGCTGATCGCTGCCACCATCTTCGCCTTCACCGTGTCCTGGGCCCAGTTTCTCTATCCGCTGGTCTTCACTACGTCGATCGACCAACTCGTGCTGCCCGTCGGTATTACGACGACGCTGATCAAGGGCGACGTTTTCAACTGGGGGCAGATCATGACCGGCGCGCTGCTTGGCGCCGCGCCGCCGCTGGTCATCTACGCCTTCCTGATGGACTATTACATTGCCGGCCTGACCGCCGGTGCGACAAAGGGTTGA
- a CDS encoding ABC transporter ATP-binding protein: MAEVALRKVVKRYDEVEAVRGIDLDIADHEFIVLVGPSGCGKSTTLRMIAGLEDISDGDIMIGGDVVNDVPPKDRDIAMVFQNYALYPHMTVAENMSFGLRLKHYPKAEIKARVTEAARLLDITDLIDRKPKQLSGGQRQRVAMGRAIVRNPKVFLFDEPLSNLDAKLRVQMRIEIKKVHQKVRTTTVYVTHDQVEAMTLADRVVVMNKGRIEQIGTPNELYHKPATRFVAGFIGSPAMNFIPCRLEESGGKLNIRLTDRIAFPLPPARAARYNALPRTENLLLGIRPEHLTESHAHLEPGVETFDTVLDVTEPMGMETLVYFGLEGTPICGRVDPNAGAKDGAPMRLAMDLNNMHLLNEATGVVL, encoded by the coding sequence ATGGCTGAAGTTGCATTGCGGAAGGTGGTCAAGCGTTACGACGAGGTCGAGGCGGTGCGCGGCATTGATCTCGACATCGCCGACCATGAGTTCATCGTGCTGGTGGGGCCCTCCGGCTGCGGCAAGTCGACGACGCTGCGCATGATCGCAGGGCTCGAGGACATCAGCGACGGCGACATCATGATCGGCGGCGACGTCGTCAACGACGTGCCGCCAAAGGATCGCGACATCGCGATGGTGTTCCAGAACTATGCGCTCTATCCGCACATGACGGTCGCGGAGAACATGTCGTTCGGGCTGCGGCTGAAGCACTATCCGAAGGCCGAGATCAAGGCGCGGGTGACGGAAGCCGCGCGGCTCCTCGACATCACCGACCTGATCGACCGCAAACCGAAGCAGCTGTCCGGCGGCCAGCGCCAGCGCGTCGCGATGGGCCGCGCCATCGTGCGCAATCCGAAGGTCTTCCTGTTCGACGAGCCGCTGTCCAATCTCGACGCCAAGCTGCGCGTGCAGATGCGGATCGAGATCAAGAAGGTGCACCAGAAGGTGCGCACCACGACGGTCTACGTCACCCACGACCAGGTCGAGGCGATGACGCTGGCCGATCGCGTGGTGGTGATGAACAAGGGGCGCATCGAGCAGATCGGCACGCCGAACGAGCTCTACCACAAGCCGGCGACGCGCTTCGTCGCGGGCTTCATCGGATCACCAGCGATGAACTTCATTCCGTGCCGGCTGGAAGAGTCAGGCGGCAAGCTCAACATCCGCCTGACCGACCGCATCGCCTTCCCGCTGCCACCGGCCCGTGCCGCCCGCTACAACGCGCTGCCGCGAACCGAAAACCTTCTGCTCGGCATTCGCCCCGAGCATCTCACGGAATCGCATGCGCATCTGGAGCCCGGCGTCGAGACTTTCGACACCGTGCTCGACGTCACCGAGCCGATGGGGATGGAGACCCTGGTTTATTTCGGGCTCGAGGGCACGCCGATCTGCGGCCGTGTCGATCCCAATGCCGGCGCCAAGGACGGGGCACCCATGCGTTTGGCGATGGACCTCAACAATATGCACCTGCTAAACGAGGCGACCGGCGTCGTGCTGTGA
- a CDS encoding hydroxyacid dehydrogenase, which produces MATNKKKIFVTQTLSQGARTLLTQRDDIELVEFPNLISAKDFEALLKSHAPVHGVALGATPFGETELEASKDMKVVTRIGVGYDAVDVPALSRRKVPLMVAGSANSPSVAEQALFMMLTLAKRAQEMHACVKDGRWADRLGMLPFDLYGKTVLIVGFGRIGTRTAKRCLAMEMKVQVYDPYKDATEIKAAGCEPAADLDAALPNADFVTIHCPKTPETIGLFNAARIGLMKPTSYLINTARGGIVKEAALYEALTTGKLAGAGIDVFEQEPPPVSHALLALPNVIIAPHVAGVTVEAVIRMSEQTARNILSVLDGDPIRQNIINQDVLG; this is translated from the coding sequence ATGGCGACCAACAAGAAGAAGATTTTCGTTACACAAACCTTGTCGCAAGGCGCGCGCACTCTTCTCACCCAACGGGACGATATCGAGCTCGTCGAGTTTCCGAACCTGATCTCGGCCAAGGACTTCGAGGCGCTGCTGAAGAGCCATGCGCCGGTCCACGGCGTGGCGCTGGGCGCCACCCCGTTCGGCGAGACAGAGCTCGAAGCCTCCAAGGACATGAAAGTGGTGACGCGGATCGGCGTCGGCTACGACGCCGTCGACGTGCCCGCCCTCTCCCGCCGCAAGGTGCCGCTGATGGTCGCAGGCAGCGCGAACTCTCCCTCCGTCGCCGAACAGGCGCTTTTCATGATGCTGACGCTAGCCAAGCGCGCGCAGGAGATGCACGCCTGCGTCAAGGATGGCAGATGGGCCGACCGCCTCGGCATGCTGCCATTCGATCTCTACGGCAAGACCGTGCTGATCGTCGGCTTCGGCCGCATCGGCACGCGCACCGCCAAGCGCTGCCTGGCGATGGAAATGAAGGTCCAGGTCTACGATCCCTACAAGGATGCCACCGAGATCAAGGCCGCCGGTTGCGAACCCGCGGCCGACCTCGACGCCGCGCTGCCTAACGCCGATTTCGTCACCATCCATTGCCCGAAGACGCCGGAGACAATCGGGCTTTTCAACGCGGCACGGATCGGGCTGATGAAGCCGACATCCTATCTCATCAACACCGCGCGCGGCGGCATCGTGAAAGAAGCGGCGCTGTACGAAGCGCTGACCACGGGCAAGCTCGCCGGCGCCGGCATCGACGTGTTCGAGCAGGAGCCGCCGCCGGTCAGCCACGCGCTGCTCGCGCTGCCCAACGTCATCATCGCTCCGCATGTCGCCGGCGTCACCGTCGAGGCGGTGATCCGCATGAGCGAGCAGACCGCGCGCAACATCCTGAGTGTGCTCGACGGTGATCCGATCCGGCAGAACATCATCAATCAGGACGTGCTCGGCTGA
- a CDS encoding DUF1993 family protein, whose protein sequence is MYEASVGLFVPHLRNLSGLLDKGVAYAETRKFNPAVLLGMRLSPNMYDLAQQVGEACRHATIAPALLAQQEPVALPALEHDMAGLQARIATSIDFIESLPRADIDAAAERHVFFRLKNGTELPFTGRTLLLTFSVPQFFFHVTTAYDLLRHAGVELVKKDYLARK, encoded by the coding sequence ATGTACGAGGCCTCGGTCGGCCTGTTCGTGCCGCATCTGCGCAATCTGTCCGGACTGCTCGACAAGGGCGTCGCCTATGCCGAGACCCGCAAGTTCAATCCGGCCGTCCTGCTCGGGATGCGGCTGTCGCCGAACATGTACGATCTGGCGCAGCAGGTCGGCGAAGCCTGCCGGCACGCCACGATCGCGCCGGCGTTGCTGGCGCAGCAGGAGCCTGTGGCGCTGCCGGCGCTGGAGCACGACATGGCCGGCCTTCAGGCGCGCATCGCAACCTCGATCGATTTTATCGAAAGCCTGCCGCGTGCCGACATCGATGCGGCGGCGGAGCGGCATGTCTTCTTCAGGCTGAAGAACGGCACCGAGCTGCCCTTCACCGGGCGGACGCTGCTGCTGACGTTCAGCGTCCCGCAGTTCTTCTTTCACGTGACGACGGCCTACGACCTGCTGCGGCACGCAGGCGTCGAGCTCGTCAAGAAGGATTATCTCGCCCGGAAGTGA
- a CDS encoding transporter substrate-binding domain-containing protein yields MIVQIVAALAVMLLANLSAQAQQPGPSRLDDIVKRGTLRVGMTGDYKPFTYLDKATQRFSGFDVDMAEALGKALGVKVEYVPTAWPKLMKDFEADQFDIAMGGISVTLDRQKKGYFSAPIMREGKTPIARCADVGKYQTIADIDKKGTRVIVNPGGTNERFARANVKDADINVFPDNTVIFDEIAKGNADLMMTDASETRYQQKQHAGVLCAVHPDKPFDFSEKAYWLQRDMALKAFVDQWLHISMEDGSYKKIYAAWFD; encoded by the coding sequence ATGATCGTTCAGATCGTGGCGGCCCTGGCCGTGATGTTGCTGGCAAACCTTTCGGCCCAGGCGCAGCAGCCGGGACCCTCGCGCCTCGACGACATCGTCAAGCGCGGCACTTTGCGGGTCGGCATGACCGGCGACTACAAGCCCTTCACCTATCTCGACAAGGCCACCCAGCGATTCTCTGGCTTCGATGTCGACATGGCGGAGGCGTTGGGCAAGGCGCTCGGCGTCAAGGTCGAATATGTGCCGACGGCCTGGCCGAAGCTGATGAAGGATTTCGAGGCCGACCAGTTCGACATCGCGATGGGCGGCATCTCGGTCACGCTCGACCGGCAGAAGAAGGGCTACTTCTCCGCGCCGATCATGCGCGAGGGCAAGACGCCGATCGCGCGCTGCGCCGACGTGGGCAAGTACCAGACCATCGCCGATATCGACAAGAAGGGCACCCGCGTCATCGTCAATCCCGGCGGCACCAATGAGCGTTTTGCGCGCGCCAACGTCAAGGACGCGGACATCAACGTGTTTCCGGACAACACCGTGATCTTCGACGAGATTGCCAAGGGCAATGCCGACCTGATGATGACGGACGCCTCCGAGACACGTTATCAGCAGAAGCAGCATGCCGGCGTGCTCTGCGCGGTGCACCCGGACAAGCCGTTCGACTTCTCCGAGAAAGCCTATTGGCTGCAGCGCGACATGGCGCTGAAGGCCTTCGTCGACCAGTGGCTGCACATCTCCATGGAGGACGGCAGCTACAAGAAGATCTACGCCGCCTGGTTCGACTAG